The following are encoded in a window of Mycolicibacterium tusciae JS617 genomic DNA:
- a CDS encoding endonuclease domain-containing protein: MSDPLGAFPKHRQPMVIRTLLCRHGWEKVEIPGVASSYRSSDDIRVVISVLSKRPCFAPSSRDMGDLPGRFKKASRQRLYEVLADEFGPTCASCGQRYGHVVDHDHFSGLVRGLLCRVCNAWVDTCVHADSAECRYACYLNAPPAERLQLRYPASHRRRALDEVRRAIVGFDVLDRTTWPSADPTAWRWTVPDEADLSKVANDWWGRHPDGLEVRRTLRGVVNA, from the coding sequence ATGAGTGATCCTCTGGGCGCATTCCCGAAACATCGCCAGCCGATGGTTATCCGAACGCTCTTGTGCCGCCACGGTTGGGAGAAGGTAGAGATTCCCGGCGTTGCCTCGAGTTACCGGTCGTCTGACGACATCAGGGTGGTCATTTCGGTGCTTAGTAAGCGACCGTGCTTCGCGCCGTCGAGTCGTGACATGGGGGATCTGCCAGGACGCTTCAAAAAGGCGTCACGGCAACGGTTATACGAAGTCTTGGCCGATGAGTTCGGGCCGACGTGCGCGTCGTGCGGGCAACGTTACGGGCATGTCGTCGATCACGATCACTTCTCAGGCCTGGTCCGCGGTCTGCTCTGCCGTGTTTGCAACGCCTGGGTCGACACATGTGTGCACGCTGACTCGGCAGAGTGCCGCTACGCGTGCTACCTGAACGCACCGCCTGCGGAGAGACTGCAGCTGCGGTATCCGGCGAGTCATCGCCGGCGGGCGCTCGATGAAGTGCGGCGGGCGATCGTGGGGTTCGATGTGTTGGATCGGACGACCTGGCCATCGGCAGACCCAACGGCCTGGCGGTGGACAGTTCCTGATGAGGCGGATCTGAGCAAAGTTGCAAACGACTGGTGGGGCCGACATCCCGATGGTTTGGAAGTACGAAGGACTCTGCGGGGAGTCGTGAACGCATGA
- a CDS encoding helix-turn-helix domain-containing protein produces the protein MGLKGVTVGGKSHVRAGTRGDELLKIDQLASRLKVSVGCIRAWRLRGEGPPAIRIGTALRWDAAEVDEWLDSRRESRLEA, from the coding sequence ATGGGTTTGAAAGGGGTGACGGTGGGAGGAAAGTCTCATGTCCGCGCCGGTACTCGCGGCGACGAACTGCTGAAGATCGATCAGCTTGCGAGTCGTCTGAAGGTGTCGGTCGGCTGTATCAGAGCTTGGCGACTTCGGGGAGAAGGGCCACCGGCGATCCGGATTGGAACTGCATTACGTTGGGACGCAGCAGAAGTGGACGAGTGGCTGGACTCACGGCGCGAGTCGCGATTGGAGGCGTAG
- a CDS encoding DUF6262 family protein produces MTRTTNPQTQPMLDGRRDDSGRRRKRVLAVLDQAAAAGDPISASAIARAAGVDRTFLYRHRDLLEKIHALQADPVHLNSDHAVTHASLRADLLAAHERAARLNTRNHQLEKRLSEALGEHTWRESGLGSPVDIDALHQRISQLEHDNLDLQHQLEERDDDLTAARAANRELMARLNTPSRPQ; encoded by the coding sequence ATGACCCGCACCACGAACCCGCAAACCCAGCCGATGCTGGACGGCCGGCGCGACGACTCGGGGCGCCGCCGCAAACGGGTGCTGGCGGTGCTCGACCAAGCCGCCGCCGCGGGCGACCCGATCAGTGCGTCCGCAATCGCGCGCGCGGCCGGAGTCGACCGCACGTTCCTCTACCGTCACCGCGACCTGCTGGAGAAAATCCATGCGCTGCAAGCAGATCCAGTCCATTTGAACAGCGATCACGCGGTCACACATGCGTCGCTGCGGGCGGACCTGCTGGCCGCCCACGAACGAGCCGCCCGCCTCAACACCCGCAACCACCAACTGGAGAAACGGCTTTCCGAGGCGCTCGGCGAACATACCTGGCGTGAGTCCGGGCTCGGCAGCCCCGTCGACATCGACGCGCTCCACCAGCGCATCAGCCAGCTCGAACACGATAACCTCGACCTTCAACACCAGCTCGAGGAACGCGACGACGACCTGACCGCTGCCCGCGCCGCCAACCGAGAACTCATGGCCCGACTGAACACGCCGAGCCGGCCACAATGA
- a CDS encoding DNA polymerase III subunit epsilon codes for MAGFAVLDFETTGFAANDYDRVVEVGLVLLSADGDTEDEWSTLLDPGRDIGNTEHHGIRAGDVLGAPTFAAIVPRLLKDLRGRIVVCHNKSFDLRFLNAELRRAGVALDNDWLPSLCTMRWAGRLLPSASRKLQDCCDAAGVVLANAHCAIEDARAAAGLLKHLMVRAGIPPPWAKEISGADEFQWPEVVAGWEVRLVPRGTVPPRRLAGWLDRIVARMPRHDDFRVESYLEVLESALLDHHLSRHEEDALVTIAVDLGLSRQLLDEIHCEYLRSMARIALADGVVTDDERADLLQVAELCGLNPNHVDTALAMAPVRQPNAEFAFAPGDVLCLTGAMRRPRSEWEAELGQRGFVIGSLTRRTRILVAADPDSASGKAKKAREYGVPIINEDALTRLLGRV; via the coding sequence GTGGCCGGCTTCGCAGTCCTCGATTTCGAGACCACCGGATTCGCTGCCAATGACTACGACCGTGTGGTCGAAGTGGGTCTCGTGCTGCTCTCAGCTGACGGCGACACCGAAGACGAGTGGTCGACTTTGCTGGATCCCGGTCGCGACATTGGCAATACCGAGCACCATGGGATTAGAGCGGGCGATGTGCTGGGCGCGCCCACCTTCGCTGCGATTGTTCCGAGATTGTTGAAAGACCTTCGCGGGCGGATTGTGGTCTGCCACAACAAATCGTTCGACTTACGCTTCCTGAACGCCGAGTTGCGGCGTGCCGGCGTCGCGCTGGATAACGATTGGCTGCCGAGTCTCTGCACGATGAGGTGGGCTGGTCGGCTGCTTCCGTCGGCGTCCCGGAAGCTACAGGACTGCTGCGATGCCGCCGGTGTCGTTCTCGCGAATGCTCATTGCGCGATCGAAGATGCCCGGGCGGCGGCAGGCCTGCTGAAGCACCTTATGGTGCGTGCCGGAATCCCACCGCCTTGGGCGAAGGAGATCTCTGGCGCCGACGAATTCCAATGGCCGGAGGTCGTCGCTGGTTGGGAGGTGCGGCTGGTACCCCGCGGGACTGTCCCTCCGCGGCGTCTGGCGGGTTGGCTTGATCGCATCGTTGCGCGCATGCCTCGACATGACGATTTCCGGGTCGAGTCGTACCTGGAGGTTCTCGAGTCCGCCCTTCTCGATCACCACCTGTCGCGTCACGAGGAGGACGCACTCGTGACGATAGCTGTGGATCTCGGTCTCTCACGCCAGCTACTCGACGAGATCCATTGCGAATACCTGCGATCGATGGCGAGGATTGCGCTTGCCGATGGGGTGGTCACGGACGATGAGCGCGCCGACCTGCTTCAAGTCGCGGAGCTCTGCGGATTGAATCCCAACCACGTTGACACCGCACTGGCAATGGCGCCTGTGCGTCAACCGAACGCCGAGTTCGCGTTCGCCCCAGGTGACGTTCTGTGCCTCACCGGAGCGATGCGCCGACCCCGGTCGGAATGGGAGGCGGAGCTCGGCCAGCGCGGCTTCGTGATCGGGTCGCTCACCCGTCGGACGCGTATTCTGGTCGCCGCCGATCCCGACTCGGCGAGCGGGAAGGCCAAGAAGGCGCGTGAATACGGTGTCCCCATCATTAACGAGGACGCGCTCACCCGCCTGCTAGGAAGAGTCTGA
- a CDS encoding phage integrase N-terminal SAM-like domain-containing protein yields the protein MAWGVGLRRVDLAGAAHLELVSGVVSLRPQDAMVEAMFRGWRAQQAARGLREETITSRENLVRRFMEFVNDYPWQWTPAHIDEWSLWLTSEKHLAPSTIRGYQCGLRLFSEFLIDGRYGWAVACEEAFGTHPVAICHEWNTIAHLNDYEGRPEARPFTREELQRFLDYADDQVERAVRAKRKGALAAYRDATIFKVIYGWGLVLQGSVPVRQRGSLSLCSLEAGDEMLSAATGVVQGGSRWVIVAGSACSVGP from the coding sequence GTGGCGTGGGGGGTCGGGTTGCGGCGGGTCGATCTGGCGGGGGCAGCTCATCTGGAGCTGGTGTCCGGTGTGGTTTCGTTGCGTCCGCAGGATGCGATGGTGGAGGCGATGTTTCGTGGCTGGCGTGCTCAGCAGGCTGCTCGCGGGCTTCGTGAGGAGACGATCACGTCGCGGGAGAACCTGGTCCGTCGGTTCATGGAGTTCGTCAACGACTACCCGTGGCAGTGGACCCCGGCGCATATCGATGAGTGGTCGCTCTGGCTGACCAGCGAGAAGCATCTTGCGCCGTCGACGATCCGCGGCTACCAGTGCGGGTTGCGGCTGTTCAGCGAGTTCCTGATCGACGGACGCTACGGGTGGGCGGTGGCATGTGAGGAAGCGTTCGGCACCCATCCGGTGGCGATCTGCCACGAGTGGAACACGATCGCTCATTTGAACGATTACGAGGGTCGGCCGGAGGCTAGGCCGTTCACGCGGGAGGAGTTGCAGCGGTTCCTGGATTACGCCGACGATCAGGTCGAGCGCGCGGTGCGGGCGAAACGTAAAGGGGCTCTTGCCGCTTACCGTGATGCCACGATCTTCAAGGTGATCTACGGCTGGGGGCTGGTTCTCCAGGGTTCAGTCCCCGTGCGGCAGCGCGGTTCTCTGAGTTTGTGCAGCTTAGAGGCCGGTGATGAGATGCTATCGGCTGCAACAGGTGTGGTGCAAGGGGGCTCGCGGTGGGTCATTGTGGCCGGCTCGGCGTGTTCAGTCGGGCCATGA
- a CDS encoding IS110 family transposase — translation MKVQRTSVGLDVHARSVVACGLDGETGELFERRLTPDHGEILAWLGDLPGPVAATYEAGPTGFVLARSINASGIRCSVAAPSKLQRPVGDRVKTDKRDARHLARLLHLGEIVEVEIPSVEQESARDLFRAREACRKDLMAARHRLSKLLLRLRIVYYAGTAWSRNHERWLQSQRFDDPALAIAYDTAFDTVLTTTARRGRLDAAITAMAADSTFTPVVTRLGCLRGVSTLTAFGLATEIGDWHRLSGRSIGAYLGLVPCEYSSGDNRVQGGLTRTGNGHARRLLIEAAWHHRPSYRPGEVMRRRWDAAPPAARARGQAANRRLHARWLRFNERRKRPVVANAAIARELAGWCWSLAVMDD, via the coding sequence GTGAAGGTTCAGCGTACGAGTGTTGGTTTGGATGTGCACGCACGATCGGTGGTCGCATGCGGTCTTGATGGTGAGACCGGGGAGCTCTTCGAGCGGCGGTTGACTCCGGATCACGGGGAGATTCTGGCGTGGTTGGGTGATCTGCCCGGGCCGGTTGCTGCGACCTATGAGGCGGGCCCGACGGGTTTCGTGTTGGCCCGCAGCATCAATGCCTCCGGGATCAGGTGTTCGGTCGCCGCGCCGTCGAAGTTGCAGCGCCCGGTCGGCGATCGGGTCAAGACCGATAAGCGCGATGCCCGTCATCTGGCCCGGTTGTTGCATCTGGGCGAGATCGTCGAAGTCGAGATCCCCAGCGTGGAGCAGGAATCTGCGCGTGATCTGTTCCGGGCGCGGGAGGCCTGCCGCAAGGACCTGATGGCCGCCCGTCATCGGCTCTCGAAGCTGCTGCTGCGCCTAAGGATCGTCTACTACGCCGGAACGGCCTGGTCACGAAATCACGAACGGTGGCTGCAGAGCCAGCGGTTCGACGACCCCGCGCTGGCGATCGCCTATGACACCGCCTTCGACACGGTGTTGACCACCACCGCTCGCCGGGGCCGCCTGGATGCGGCGATCACCGCGATGGCCGCCGATTCCACGTTCACCCCGGTGGTGACGCGGCTGGGGTGTCTGCGCGGGGTCTCGACGTTGACGGCGTTCGGGTTGGCCACCGAGATCGGCGACTGGCACCGGCTGAGCGGGCGTTCGATCGGCGCCTATCTGGGGCTGGTGCCATGCGAGTACTCCTCGGGAGACAACAGGGTCCAGGGCGGGTTGACCCGCACCGGCAACGGCCACGCCCGCCGGTTGTTGATCGAGGCGGCTTGGCATCACCGGCCGTCGTATCGGCCCGGTGAGGTGATGCGGCGTCGCTGGGATGCCGCCCCACCGGCAGCGCGAGCTCGCGGGCAGGCCGCCAACCGGCGACTGCACGCCCGCTGGCTGCGGTTCAACGAACGCCGCAAGCGTCCAGTGGTGGCCAATGCCGCCATCGCCCGCGAGTTGGCCGGCTGGTGCTGGTCGTTGGCCGTCATGGACGACTGA
- a CDS encoding IS110 family transposase encodes MKVQRTSVGLDVHARSVVACGLDGETGELFERRLTPDHGEILAWLGDLPGPVAATYEAGPTGFVLARSINASGIRCSVAAPSKLQRPVGDRVKTDKRDARHLARLLHLGEIVEVEIPSVEQESARDLFRAREACRKDLMAARHRLSKLLLRLRIVYYTGTAWSRNHERWLQSQRFDDPALAIAYDTAFDTVLTTTARRGRLDAAITAMAADSTFTPVVTRLGCLRGVSTLTAFGLATEIGDWHRLSGRSIGAYLGLVPCEYSSGDNRVQGGLTRTGNGHARRLLIEAAWHHRPSYRPGEVMRRRWDAAPPAARARGQAANRRLHARWLRFNERRKRPVVANAAIARELAGWCWSLAVMDD; translated from the coding sequence GTGAAGGTTCAGCGTACGAGTGTTGGTTTGGATGTGCACGCACGATCGGTGGTCGCATGCGGTCTTGATGGTGAGACCGGGGAGCTCTTCGAGCGGCGGTTGACTCCGGATCACGGGGAGATTCTGGCGTGGTTGGGTGATCTGCCCGGGCCGGTTGCTGCGACCTATGAGGCGGGCCCGACGGGTTTCGTGTTGGCCCGCAGCATCAATGCCTCCGGGATCAGGTGTTCGGTCGCCGCGCCGTCGAAGTTGCAGCGCCCGGTCGGCGATCGGGTCAAGACCGATAAGCGCGATGCCCGTCATCTGGCCCGGTTGTTGCATCTGGGCGAGATCGTCGAAGTCGAGATCCCCAGCGTGGAGCAGGAATCTGCGCGTGATCTGTTCCGGGCGCGGGAGGCCTGCCGCAAGGACCTGATGGCCGCCCGTCATCGGCTCTCGAAGCTGCTGCTGCGCCTAAGGATCGTCTACTACACCGGAACGGCCTGGTCACGAAATCACGAACGGTGGCTGCAGAGCCAGCGGTTCGACGACCCCGCGCTGGCGATCGCCTATGACACCGCCTTCGACACGGTGTTGACCACCACCGCTCGCCGGGGCCGCCTGGATGCGGCGATCACCGCGATGGCCGCCGATTCCACGTTCACCCCGGTGGTGACGCGGCTGGGGTGTCTGCGCGGGGTCTCGACGTTGACGGCGTTCGGGTTGGCCACCGAGATCGGCGACTGGCACCGGCTGAGCGGGCGTTCGATCGGCGCCTATCTGGGGCTGGTGCCATGCGAGTACTCCTCGGGAGACAACAGGGTCCAGGGCGGGTTGACCCGCACCGGCAACGGCCACGCCCGCCGGTTGTTGATCGAGGCGGCTTGGCATCACCGGCCGTCGTATCGGCCCGGTGAGGTGATGCGGCGTCGCTGGGATGCCGCCCCACCGGCAGCGCGAGCTCGCGGGCAGGCCGCCAACCGGCGACTGCACGCCCGCTGGCTGCGGTTCAACGAACGCCGCAAGCGTCCAGTGGTGGCCAATGCCGCCATCGCCCGCGAGTTGGCCGGCTGGTGCTGGTCGTTGGCCGTCATGGACGACTGA
- a CDS encoding tyrosine-type recombinase/integrase, with protein MLTPSAVTSITNDLGLSPHDRQSASRTTRRESATSNATRTQPHTTTAETRRSYAQRHADAGVPIDVLAELLDHRSYSMTRRYYRIGEDRRRAAVDTVTALSFDRHGNRIWRDAQMLLDSERARHAVGEVAVPYGTCTEPTNVKAGGGACPVRYRCVGCDHFRTTVAFLPELQAYLDDLLRTRERLAATIDGIDDWARADVSPTEEEITRVRRLINRIKGDITGIDDTERARIDDAVAIVRRHRAAHTVPLGMPILTVTPPGLPTTPTSEASA; from the coding sequence ATGCTGACCCCGTCGGCAGTGACGTCCATCACAAACGATTTGGGTTTATCGCCACACGATCGGCAATCAGCGTCACGAACTACGCGCCGAGAATCGGCCACGTCAAACGCAACACGAACCCAACCGCACACGACCACTGCGGAGACAAGGCGCTCGTATGCCCAACGTCATGCGGACGCCGGAGTGCCGATCGACGTCCTGGCCGAACTGCTCGATCACCGAAGCTACTCCATGACTCGCCGCTACTACCGCATCGGCGAAGACCGTCGCCGCGCTGCCGTGGACACCGTCACCGCGCTGAGCTTCGACCGGCATGGCAACAGGATCTGGCGCGATGCGCAGATGCTGTTGGACTCCGAACGCGCCCGACACGCCGTCGGGGAGGTTGCCGTCCCCTACGGCACCTGCACCGAGCCGACCAATGTCAAAGCCGGCGGCGGAGCCTGCCCGGTCCGGTACCGGTGCGTGGGCTGTGACCACTTCCGCACCACCGTGGCGTTCCTGCCCGAGTTGCAGGCATACCTCGATGATCTGCTGCGCACCCGAGAACGGCTGGCCGCCACCATTGATGGCATCGATGACTGGGCCCGTGCCGATGTCTCTCCGACCGAGGAAGAAATCACCCGGGTCCGGCGACTGATCAACCGAATCAAGGGCGATATCACCGGCATCGACGACACCGAGCGAGCCCGCATCGATGACGCCGTCGCCATCGTGCGCCGTCACCGCGCAGCCCACACGGTGCCGCTCGGCATGCCCATACTCACCGTCACCCCGCCCGGACTACCCACCACACCTACGTCGGAGGCCAGTGCATGA
- a CDS encoding ISL3 family transposase, protein MSDGTTLLFGLPGVRVERVERWADGTRVVHAVTASESAAACPSCGVLSTSVKARVATAPKDIPYGEARIMLRWHKTRWRCREDYCERGSFTESIAQVPARARTTLRLRTQVGAAIGDAARSVAEVANSHGVSWPTAHRAFVAHAESLLVEPQPTAVLGIDETRRGKPRWEHCAVTQGWVRVDPWDTGFVDLAGDQGLLGQREGRTGAAVIDWLSERTEAFRAGVAYVAIDPAAVYATAIRTPGLLPNATIVVDHFHLVKLGNDAVTKVRQRVTWDLRERRGRKIDPEWANRRRLLRARERLSGKSFAKMWNALIAADDTGQILSAWIAKEELRTLLSTVRVGGDPHLTRHRLHRFLSWCIDSQIPELLTLATTVDTWWPEINAFIATGITNAGTEGYNRLVKQVKRTACGFRNTENSARRIRFHCTRKQRAATQTSC, encoded by the coding sequence GTGTCCGACGGTACGACATTGTTGTTTGGGCTGCCAGGAGTGCGGGTTGAGCGTGTCGAGCGCTGGGCCGACGGGACGCGAGTAGTGCACGCGGTGACCGCGAGCGAGTCCGCGGCGGCGTGCCCGTCGTGTGGGGTGTTGTCCACCTCGGTGAAGGCCCGAGTCGCCACCGCACCGAAGGATATCCCCTACGGTGAAGCGCGAATCATGCTGCGGTGGCACAAGACCCGGTGGCGTTGCCGGGAGGACTACTGTGAACGCGGGTCCTTCACCGAGTCCATCGCGCAGGTGCCGGCGCGGGCCCGCACAACTCTGCGGTTGCGCACTCAGGTCGGTGCGGCGATCGGGGATGCGGCCCGTTCTGTGGCCGAGGTCGCAAACAGCCACGGCGTGTCGTGGCCGACCGCGCACCGCGCGTTCGTCGCCCACGCCGAGTCGCTGCTAGTCGAACCGCAGCCCACCGCGGTGCTGGGCATCGATGAGACCCGCCGCGGAAAGCCCAGGTGGGAACACTGCGCGGTGACGCAGGGGTGGGTGCGGGTGGACCCGTGGGACACCGGGTTCGTCGACCTGGCCGGCGATCAGGGCCTGCTGGGGCAACGGGAAGGCCGCACCGGCGCAGCGGTCATCGACTGGCTCTCTGAGCGCACCGAAGCCTTCCGCGCGGGCGTGGCCTACGTGGCCATCGACCCGGCCGCGGTCTACGCGACAGCGATCCGCACACCCGGCTTGTTGCCCAACGCGACGATCGTGGTCGATCACTTCCACCTGGTGAAGCTCGGCAACGACGCGGTGACCAAGGTGCGTCAACGGGTCACCTGGGATCTACGTGAGCGTCGTGGTCGCAAGATCGACCCGGAATGGGCCAACCGGCGACGGTTGCTGCGCGCTCGGGAACGCCTGTCGGGCAAGAGTTTCGCCAAAATGTGGAACGCCCTCATCGCCGCTGACGACACCGGTCAGATCCTCTCAGCGTGGATCGCCAAGGAAGAACTGCGCACCCTGCTGTCCACCGTGCGCGTCGGCGGCGACCCGCACCTGACCCGGCACCGCCTGCACCGGTTCCTGTCCTGGTGCATCGATTCGCAGATCCCGGAGCTGCTGACCCTGGCCACCACCGTGGACACCTGGTGGCCCGAGATCAACGCCTTCATCGCCACCGGCATCACCAACGCCGGCACCGAGGGCTACAACCGGCTCGTCAAGCAGGTCAAACGCACAGCGTGCGGGTTCAGAAACACAGAAAACTCGGCCCGCCGGATACGCTTCCACTGCACCCGCAAACAGCGGGCCGCAACCCAGACATCATGCTGA
- a CDS encoding tyrosine-type recombinase/integrase: MIEARSGPNGTRVYRARVYYRGRYVASRTFPRKRDAQEWERKQVETLKTGAWADPKAGERPVREWCEIWLSAQPARAQATERKIRGVIGKQIAGTFGRRPLVSVRPSEVQAWAADISRKQSAATARHSLGVLRRVFDHAVRDGAIHRNPAAGIRLPKVQGNDPRPLTHDELWQLAYHLDELRDRVLVLVAGYCGLRWGELAALRWADVDLDKNTLRVARAYSEEAPRGEMSPVKDHQARTVPVPAIVSEELARFRADHKPDGLVFPSANRTPLRNRNFRRDVFDDAVEALDLDITPHNLRDTAASLAIQAGASVVAVARLLGHESAATTLNHYANARELHLMGENRPVA, encoded by the coding sequence GTGATCGAGGCGAGGTCCGGTCCGAACGGCACCCGCGTCTACCGTGCCCGGGTCTACTACCGCGGACGCTACGTCGCCTCCCGCACCTTCCCTCGCAAGCGTGACGCCCAGGAGTGGGAACGCAAGCAGGTCGAGACGCTGAAGACCGGTGCTTGGGCCGACCCCAAAGCGGGGGAGCGGCCGGTCCGCGAATGGTGCGAGATTTGGCTCTCGGCACAACCTGCCAGGGCGCAGGCTACGGAGCGGAAGATTCGCGGTGTGATCGGAAAGCAGATTGCGGGCACCTTCGGCAGGCGGCCACTGGTGTCTGTTCGCCCCTCCGAGGTTCAGGCTTGGGCGGCGGACATCTCGCGCAAGCAGTCCGCCGCGACGGCTCGCCATTCGCTCGGAGTTCTCCGTCGAGTGTTCGACCACGCGGTGCGCGATGGCGCTATTCATCGCAACCCGGCCGCCGGTATCCGCCTGCCCAAGGTCCAGGGCAACGATCCGCGTCCGCTGACACACGACGAACTCTGGCAGCTTGCCTATCACCTTGACGAGTTGCGGGACCGCGTCCTGGTCCTCGTAGCCGGATATTGCGGTCTGCGGTGGGGCGAGCTGGCCGCGCTGCGATGGGCTGACGTGGACCTCGACAAGAACACGCTGCGGGTTGCACGTGCGTACTCGGAAGAGGCGCCACGGGGGGAGATGTCACCAGTCAAGGACCATCAGGCACGGACCGTACCGGTTCCTGCGATCGTGTCGGAGGAACTCGCTAGATTCCGGGCAGATCACAAACCAGACGGACTAGTTTTCCCATCTGCGAATCGCACGCCTCTTCGGAATCGCAACTTTCGACGTGATGTCTTCGATGACGCTGTCGAGGCCCTGGACCTCGACATCACTCCGCACAACCTGCGCGACACCGCCGCATCGCTGGCTATCCAGGCGGGGGCCTCGGTTGTCGCCGTGGCTCGCCTGCTCGGTCATGAATCCGCTGCCACAACGTTGAACCATTACGCCAACGCTCGGGAATTGCATCTGATGGGCGAGAATCGCCCGGTTGCCTGA